CTGGAGCTTTCTTATAATCAGCTTTTGCTTCGTCGGTATCAATTAAAAGCTTAATTTCTAAATCATTATACAAAACGGACTGCCCTTTGATTTCTGCTAGACGACCCAGTTTTTCGATATAATTCATTTCGATTCTTTTGAAATCATCCTCACACTGTGCATATAAAAGCCCGAAAACAGCATCAGCATCAGTTTTTCCGTAAATATGTGGGATTCCCCAACTGTCTCGGATTATAGTTACTTGTTTGGAAAGCTTTTCCAGTCGGTCAATCTCTTTTGTATTGAGGGTTTGTGCCGAAATCTGAAAACTCAGAAAAACAAAAGCCAGCGGTAGTATTTTGGAGTAAAAATGCATAATTACTTGATGTTAAATTTTTGTCCGGGAGTATAAATGCTCATTTGCAGGTTTTCAATTGAAATCAAATTATTCTTTTTTGATTTTTGAATGCCTTTCGGATTTCGAACGACAATAACTTCGCTTTCTCCCGCAACTTCTACCTGATTATTTCTCACGATAATTGCCGTAGCTTCATCAATACCAATTCCAGTTAAAGAAGGAAATTCAACCAAAGCAGAAAGTAACCTGTTGTAACGGTTCCTTTTTAAAAAATGCTGATCGATAACTGCAGTCTTCAACAATCCCAAACCTTCTGAAGTTTCAAGATTGTCATATCGGATATTGTCAAAAGTTCCAGAATATTCTTTTTGTAGCTTCTGATTTCCAGTAATCATTTTTTCAGACATTACGGCTGCACCAGCGCTGGTTCCAGAAATGGTGCTTCCGTTTTCGTACGCTTTTACAATTGCTGTTTTGACAGGTGTATTGTGTACCACCGACATGAATCGTGTTTGATCGCCGCCGCTTATAAAAATCAATTTTGCTTTTTGAACAGAATCGGTTAGTTTTTTATTTTGAGCAGTTTCTTTATTGAAATTCAGCATTACAATTGGATTTTGCGTCAATTTTACCATTTGGGTTTTAAAGAAGATAAACGAACTGTCTGGTTCTTCGCTAGACATTGGCAAAATGACGATATAATCTTTTTTTCCTAATTCGGCTACAGCCAAAACCTGTTTCATTAATTCATCAGAACGATCGCCGCCGCCAATAATAAATAGTTTTCCTTTGGGATTTTGCGCCTGCAGTATTCCGCTTGAAACGAACAATAAAATCAATATGATTTTTTCAAACGAAAACGTAAAATGAAACTGGTTTTTCATGGTATTTTGGATTTAGTTAAGCGGTTTTTCTAAAAACTTTAAAAGAGAATTATTGACAATAAAAAGCACATCGTGAATTTTGTCGAGATCTACTTTTGAAGCTTTATCGTTTGGGGTGTGATAATCGTCGTGAAAACCACTGAAGAAAGTCATAATAGGAATTCCTTTTGCGGTAAAAGAAGCGTAATCACTCCCAGAATGACCGTTGGTTTCCCATAAATCCAACGAAAATGGATTTTTAAGTTGGGCGTTGCATTCAGTGGCTATTTTTCTCAAATTGTCATTTTCTTTCTCGGTGCCGATGCTTAAAATTCGATGTGTTTTATCTTCTGGTGCACTTCTCGAAATCATGTCCATGTTGATTGCCAAAAGTATTTTTTGACGACTGAAATCAAAATTTCGAACAAAATATTCGCTTCCTAAAAGTCCCATTTCTTCAGCGGTCCAAGAAGCGAAAAGAATATTACAAGGCGGTTTGGTTTTAGATTCCGACCATTTTTTTGCTAAAGCCAGCATTCCAGAAGTTCCAGAAGCATT
This is a stretch of genomic DNA from Flavobacterium endoglycinae. It encodes these proteins:
- a CDS encoding cyanophycinase, which codes for MKNQFHFTFSFEKIILILLFVSSGILQAQNPKGKLFIIGGGDRSDELMKQVLAVAELGKKDYIVILPMSSEEPDSSFIFFKTQMVKLTQNPIVMLNFNKETAQNKKLTDSVQKAKLIFISGGDQTRFMSVVHNTPVKTAIVKAYENGSTISGTSAGAAVMSEKMITGNQKLQKEYSGTFDNIRYDNLETSEGLGLLKTAVIDQHFLKRNRYNRLLSALVEFPSLTGIGIDEATAIIVRNNQVEVAGESEVIVVRNPKGIQKSKKNNLISIENLQMSIYTPGQKFNIK